The Dreissena polymorpha isolate Duluth1 chromosome 9, UMN_Dpol_1.0, whole genome shotgun sequence genome contains the following window.
gcattgtcgccatcgaactatcgcattgtcgccatcgtactatcgcattgtcgccatcgtactatcgcattgtcgccatcgtactatcgcattgtcgccatcgaactatcgcattgtcgccagcgaactatcgcattgtcgccatcgtactatcgaactTTCGCCAGCGTCGGCCTCTGGATTTTATGTGTAACCatgatggccctaacggtatacCGTAAAACACATCTCGCGTATCCTACTCGTCATCGATCTGACCCTATCCAAGACTGAAATCTTTATGGAGCAAAGGGCGTTtgccctgcaaagttcacggatcTCGGTACCATAagtcaataaaacgtatgaaaaaaaacatgtttaccgttcgtgtcgttacattatgcttcaaaactaactgtccagcgctgtttgaaacctttgtttacctGTGTGCCCTTTTAAGACTAAAACAAATTGTAAGACttaaattatgcatttttaacatgaaaattattgttaacatttgAAATTGTTTTTACTCGATTTTCTTTCAAGTACTTTTTCACGTGTGTTGATTTCCTTTACCATTTGCAAATTCCTCGTCAAAATTGTTGAAATCATCTAACCTTCATTAATATTGATTTACCTCTGATCCTAATCGATTTTCTGTTTTTGACTCTTTATCAACATTCCTACAACAATAGTTCGAAGAGTGCGTGACTTTCGAATGAATTAACATTGAAGAGAAGCATGATAATCTCACATGTGTGCGCGCTAAAATTTCGTAATCGGTCAGGGGTATAATTACACTTAAAACTATTGGGTCAGCACCTCCGATGTAATAATACATTAGCGGCAAAATACAATTAGATAAAAGCCAACACATGGACAACTAGATCAAACAATCTTAtgatatacatgaatatatacattcGACAAATAATTATAAGTTTATTTACAAAAGCCTTATATTGGAGTTGTAATGATTTACATAAATGAACCAGATAATATTAAGACAACACGTAGTTGTGTAATTATAGGTTTGAAATCGTAGGTGTTTAATCAAAGGTGCCTCTTCATAGTTGTGTAATCATAGGTGTGTAATCATAGTTGCGTTATCATAGTTGCCTTATCATAGTTTTCTTATAATAGTTGTCTTATAATAGTTGTGTTATCACAGGTGTGCTCTCATAGTTGTGTTTACATATGTCTGTTATCATATTTGTGTTATCTTATGTGTGTTAGGATATGTGTGCAATCATAGGTGTGTAATCGTAATTGTGTAATCATAGGTTTTTAATCATAAGTGTGTAATAATATGTGTTATCATAGGTGTTTAATCATAGGTGCGTAATCTTAGGTGCGTACTCATAGGTGCGTACTCATTGTTGTGTAATCATAGTTGCGTTACCATAGTTGTCTTATCATAGTTGTTTTATCATAGTTGTCTCATCATAGTTGTCTTAAAATAAGTGTGTTATCACAGGTTTGTTTTCATAGTTGTGTTATCATATTTGTGTTATCCTATATGTTCTTTCTGTTCTTTTCTTTATCATTGGTGCGTAATCATAGGTGCGTACTCATAGCTGCGTAATCATAGCTGTGTAATCATAGGTGTGTACTCATAGTTGTTTTATCATAGTTGTCTCATCATAGTTGTCTTATAATAAGTGTGTTATCACAGGTGTGTTCTCATAGTTGTGTTTACATATGTCTTATATCATACTTGTGCTATCCTACATGTGTATGTTTGTTATCATAGGTGCGTTATCATTCTTTATAATGAAATCGAAAATCCACATGTTACCATTTTTTTAGTTCTAACTTGTGTTGTGTTGTATTTTCAGAGACGCATGCACCCAGAAAAACGTTATATCCTGACCGAGATTCAGATCTGCCTCGATAAAACGAAGTTCACTCCAGTTGCTTGTCCTAACGTACAAATTAAACGAAACAGATGTCCTGGTTTCTCCAAATGTCCCAAACATTTCTCGTATCCGCCAATACAGTATGGTCCCGACGAAACGATCTATTTCGAAAGGTTTGGGGCGTTATCTGGTATCTGATAAACGTGGAAAACAGCAACAAATAAAGACAATGCATTCGtttcaatatataatatatagaacatatatttaaatacgtGAAGattgtatacattatttaaatctttacaacaaatgtattttcatttcacAAGTACATGTAggaatggtaaaaaaacacaaactattgCGCCTTAATACGCCATAATAATGCCCAATCAGATTTGAccttatgtcaaaggtcaagtacacAATAAGGGATTACAAAGGCACCAAAACACATCACTTGGCTCTGTCGTtgaatttattgtattattattttattatacattatCGTCCTTCTTGgtacatgtttattttgttttctatgtaGCATTACGATTGTTTTGTAGCATTTAGGCATTATATTGTATTCCATTTTTAATCATCTGATAGTGCATGAAGTCTCTTATGTTTGAGTATTTTTTTAAGCGTTATCAAAATAAACTTGTTCATTTTCAGTAACTGTATTGTTTCATCataataattacatcattttaaacaaacaatggtaattttaatatattaaaaagctCGCACATATAAAACACCAGTTCACAAAGCTTCTTATTCAGTGTAATGCCACTAACATATAGCTTTGAGCAATAAGAGACTATAATATGTAACTCTTCGAATCCTGGTTCACAATACTGTCTGCTATGTTTCAACGTCGCATTATGCAATTCATTCGAGACAACATCTTAGGGATTTCGATAAAGAAGAATGGCAGAGAAAGGGGGCTCCTTTCCTTTCTAGTCTGAAAAATTCCCTACGTCGTCGTGTGTTTTGTGTGCACATCAATGTCGGCCATTGATTCCAAGTTATCTGTCAGTAACTGGGATGTCCTTGACAATGATTATTTTTGGGAATTTCAATTAATTCCCTTATCCATCCTGATGATAAAGTTCTTCACTCCACGCTTTACACGAGCAATTCGTTGGAACGGGTATTTCAAGAGTCTCCTTGACAAATGCTCTTGAGCCATCAGCGTTTGGACAGGTTATTTTTACCTTCCTGTATCTGATATTCATTTCTCTACAATGGACGCACGAACATTCAAAGGCACTTGGATTGTTCGGATCTACGCGGGTAAATGTTGAGCACATCCCAACGCACTGTCGTGTGAGAATCCTTTTAGGAACACAGTTCTTGTAAGAAATTATTTGTGACGAAAGTTTGCTCTTGCATGGATGAGATTCGCTTGCTGTCACAAGCAACACTACAACGGTTGACGTCCATACAAACAATGCGTACAGGTTGCATCTGGGTAGACGAATGCTCCTGAAAGAATCATTCACATAATTAATTCTCTATTCACCTTCATTATGTTGATatcttaaatttaaaacaaaaaccaaATATAATAGTTCAATGAAGATATAGACCTTTATATAAAATACAGAAAGTTGGGATAGTCTTCATGAACATTTGCCTTGGATCGTCAAAGCAATTTAATAACAAGCTTTTACTTAGAACATCGTCTGTGGGATTTCATAACGGCACATGCACACTTACATATACAAAAAAAGAAATCAACCATGGGTTAACCGGCAATATTAactatgggcggagcttacacgtTTAAAGCCATCGCTGAAAACTAGCATTTGAACTGATACATTCACCCCCAGTGTGATCAGCGCATGTTTTACCATCGCTGAAAACTAACAGTTGAACCGATACATTCACCCCCAGTGTGATCAGCGAATGTTTTACCATCGCTAAAAACTAACAGTTGAACCGACACATTCACCCCAGTGTGATCAGTGCATGTTTAACCATCGCTGAAAACTAACATTTGAACCGATACATTGACCCCCAGTGTGATCAGCGCATATTTTACCATCGCTGAAAACTAACAGTTGCCGATACATTTACCCCCAGTGTGATCAGCGCATATTTTACCATCGCTGAAAACTAACAGTTGCCGAGACATTTACCCCCAGTGTGATCAGCGCATATTTTACCATCGCTGAAAACTAACAGTTGAACAGATACATTTACTCCCAGTGTGATCAGCGCATGTTTTACCATCGCTGAAAACTAACAGTTGAACAATTACATTGACCCCCAGTGTGATCAGCACATATTTTACCATCGCTGAAAACTAACAGTTGAACAGATACATTTACCCCCAGTGTGATCAGCGCATATTTTACCATCGCTGAAAACTAACAGTTGCACAGATACATTGACCCCCAGTGTGATCAGCGAATGCTTTACCATCGCTATTAACTAACAGTTGCACAGATACATTGACCCCAGTGTTGGGATTTGTTCCACTACGTAGATATACGCAAACTCCATTTAGTGAAAGCTTTAAATCATGCAAGTTCATGTTTTTCGTTGTCGTTACCGATGCATTAGTAAAAGCGTACCCAATTGACTTGAAACAATGCGTATTGCTGTTGCTTTTGTTATTGCACACATTCAGCAGTATGTTTGTAATATTAATGCATCCACTTGCCTGCTTTTTGTGCAATCTGTAACTGATCGTTTGGGGTTTTAAATTAGAGTATGAAGATATGTACTGAGTATTGTTGTATATGTATAGGACACACCATGTTGGTTGTTTTATATTATGTCACAATCTTAGGAATGTCAATCTATCCCACCGCCCGGCTCTCTGATGTCTTCTGAAATACCGTTAACTTTTCTTTAATCCATAATTCACATGTCAGAAAAGTACAAAATGGacacaaatacattaatattaaaattatcattttgaacGGTTAAACAGTTTgacacaattttatatttaaggggccttttcacgttttgacaCATTGACACAATGGAAAATAAGAATCGCAAAtgttcgttgcagttatgatgtttgtgaggaatagtaatactgaatacttaccatgctataaaatatccattatatgcatcttttgacggatTTTAATACCttgaaaattatagagcgttgaaatgttaaacgattgaataaagtggagagttctgttgttgtcgttatattttatgaatctaGGAGGATTgattacataaagtataaaattaaaTGTGGGAATGTAGCTcagtggtagagcgctcgctttGCATGTGATAGGCCCGGGTTCAATGCCCGGCATCTCCATAATATTATAGGTCGGGCtgcaaagacctcgtgaagaggcaaGTAGGAACTGTAAATAAACTGTGATCACACGTGAgaacgaatggccgagtggtaaaagccatagacttttactccagaactccaggtgtcagtggttcgagaccagatgagggttacttttttttctttctttaattttattcttgctttttactggtgctttttagatccaatttttacatttatcaatataaagcatttaattacaaacttaagtacatgccaaaatttgtgaaaaggcccctttaacttgaAAAACATTCGTACAGCTGTTGTCTTCTTTTGGATGCTATTAATTTGAGGTAACTACATGAAAAAagtgttttcaaacaaatatcaAATACGTTTCTTATTGCTCAATGTATTCTatacaatattgtaaaataattatttttttacagttgTTTTAATCTTCTGACACAATACAATTATGGAGTTTAGTACTTTTTGAAcctgttttaacccatttatgcctagcgtctagaaaaaaggcagcgtctcatcagggtctgcgctgtttgcttaaaggagttatgtaagaaatattcttaatatagaaataaatatactagacatccctaattttggaaataaattgatccaatttagaaggatgggagagtccactaggcataaataggttaattgaaaaaataatacattcaAAAAGATGTGCAAATTCGTATGTAAATTACGCCAAAAATATACTCACAGGCAACGACCATTGATTGTATCCATCATGCAATCACAAACGTTAGCCACATTGAACATGGCCATTAACAGACACAACAGTTGCGCGTAAATGATCAACAACCAACAGGTCATTAGCGTAATAACAACCTTTTTATAGTGGTCAAACTGCACAGACAAACAAACCTTTTTGCACTCGATACGAAGTCGACCTTTCTGAACTTGTTTGATACGGGAGATAGGCTTTATATCGAAACGTGCTCTGGTGACAGTAAAACGAGTCTAGTAACGGCAGCGTGACACTCTTCAAACATGACAACTTACGTGAAAAACGCTGACATATCTTGTTGCAATAAGGAACTGACCACTTTGAGATCATTATTAACCTAAAGTAAGGTAGGAGTTGGTCTAATAAGCACTGGACATTTTTCTGGAAATAAATGTTGGGAAAACGTTCgtaaaaatacgttttaattaAGCCTTTGAATCTTTCCTTATAAGCATAAAGACTGCATTTAAGATTGTATTAAAATAGGGGTCGGGTACACTTCAAGTCGTTATTTATAAGTCGTAAAAAATAC
Protein-coding sequences here:
- the LOC127845527 gene encoding bursicon-like, producing the protein MWSSHSNGLPEEDVHYSSTKNTKTRPSWSMFKLPSNLTEIRSIRLPRCNLYALFVWTSTVVVLLVTASESHPCKSKLSSQIISYKNCVPKRILTRQCVGMCSTFTRVDPNNPSAFECSCVHCREMNIRYRKVKITCPNADGSRAFVKETLEIPVPTNCSCKAWSEELYHQDG